The Salinispora tropica CNB-440 genome has a window encoding:
- a CDS encoding DUF2716 domain-containing protein — protein sequence MDENEIRHRYGLHPVAEHLDQVRDLLTEGSDAAAQALDHLHRSEAAGDFADFSVEKQASSYADYYHARFECEQPMATRAYRELSGDDAAVWDRFYATFDFRPSMRRLPAITEPAPSVTWSLSGLDDDAGYARLDRLTEVVHAGLTALAGTGSILCLDWQHSCYRVWPSLVGPENIDPPGQPGWPLSPYPDGAYHIYLAEDFRFGTFGHPWEPSLCVFGGDLLDLVEADLYEVLGQVVRRDGRQVPA from the coding sequence GTGGACGAGAATGAGATCCGGCACCGCTACGGCCTGCATCCAGTCGCGGAACACCTCGATCAGGTTCGTGACTTGCTCACGGAGGGTTCCGACGCCGCCGCGCAGGCGCTGGATCACCTCCACCGTAGTGAGGCCGCAGGGGACTTCGCCGACTTCTCGGTGGAGAAACAAGCGTCCTCGTACGCCGACTACTATCACGCCCGATTCGAGTGTGAGCAACCAATGGCGACGAGGGCGTACCGGGAGCTGAGCGGCGACGACGCGGCGGTCTGGGACCGCTTCTACGCAACGTTCGACTTCCGACCCAGCATGCGCCGCCTCCCGGCGATCACCGAACCGGCGCCATCGGTCACCTGGAGTCTGAGCGGGCTCGACGACGATGCCGGCTACGCCCGGCTGGATCGCCTGACCGAGGTCGTACACGCGGGGCTCACCGCGCTTGCGGGCACCGGCTCGATCCTGTGTTTGGACTGGCAGCACTCGTGCTACCGGGTCTGGCCCAGCCTCGTCGGACCCGAGAACATCGATCCGCCTGGCCAGCCCGGCTGGCCGTTGTCGCCGTACCCCGACGGCGCTTACCACATCTACCTCGCCGAGGACTTCCGGTTCGGTACCTTCGGCCACCCGTGGGAGCCGTCGCTGTGCGTGTTCGGCGGCGACCTGCTGGACCTGGTAGAAGCCGATCTGTATGAGGTTCTCGGCCAAGTTGTGCGCCGTGACGGACGGCAGGTGCCCGCATGA
- a CDS encoding DUF2201 family putative metallopeptidase has translation MSTDHAGTLDRDKLFTARLHAARVRPYLATALFALHVVESRRVPTMAVDPYWRCYVSPAFVDRTPVEELAGVWVHEVSHLLRDHHGRGDRVARERGLTGPGERLRMNIAADCEINDDVFGDGLARPEGAVEPSSLLLPEGQLMEDYLRQFRLGPRVQHLAWLDCGSGADGLQRQWDLGPDGAHALSPQERDAVRFRAAEGITGRPGNVPLGWRRWAEQVFHPPQPWRELLGAAVRSAVSAPGMGEDYSYGRPSRRSAGIPGVVLPALRRRPPRVCVIIDTSGSVSDTELGSALLEVAAITRAVGGRRDLVTVFPCDAAAHVVRPLCQAEGIPLIGGGGTDLRTGFARALRQSPCPDVIVVLTDGQTPWPASRPPSRTVVGLFHRAARCHEDDPDYRSDSPPEWARVVTIGSAPTAR, from the coding sequence ATGAGCACCGACCACGCCGGAACGCTGGACCGGGACAAGCTCTTCACCGCCCGGCTGCACGCGGCCCGGGTCCGGCCCTACCTGGCGACGGCGCTGTTCGCCCTGCACGTGGTCGAGTCCCGGCGGGTACCGACAATGGCCGTGGACCCGTACTGGCGGTGCTACGTCTCGCCCGCGTTCGTGGACCGAACCCCCGTGGAGGAACTCGCCGGAGTGTGGGTTCATGAGGTCTCGCACCTGCTCCGCGACCACCACGGGCGCGGCGACCGGGTCGCCCGGGAACGCGGGCTGACCGGGCCGGGGGAGCGGCTGCGGATGAACATCGCCGCGGACTGTGAGATCAACGACGACGTCTTCGGCGACGGGCTGGCCCGCCCGGAAGGCGCGGTCGAGCCGAGCTCACTGCTGCTGCCGGAGGGACAACTGATGGAGGACTACCTGCGGCAGTTCCGGCTTGGCCCGCGTGTCCAGCACCTGGCATGGCTGGACTGCGGCAGCGGCGCCGACGGGCTGCAGCGGCAGTGGGACCTCGGACCCGACGGCGCGCACGCGCTCAGCCCGCAGGAACGGGACGCGGTGCGGTTCCGGGCGGCCGAGGGCATCACCGGCCGACCGGGGAACGTCCCTCTGGGCTGGCGGCGGTGGGCGGAACAGGTATTCCATCCACCGCAGCCGTGGCGGGAACTACTCGGAGCGGCGGTCCGTTCGGCGGTCTCCGCGCCCGGCATGGGCGAGGACTACTCCTACGGCCGGCCGTCGCGACGCTCCGCCGGCATACCCGGGGTCGTCCTGCCGGCGCTGCGACGCCGACCCCCGCGGGTCTGCGTCATCATCGACACCTCCGGCTCGGTCAGCGACACCGAACTCGGCAGCGCCCTGCTCGAGGTCGCCGCGATCACCCGGGCCGTGGGCGGCCGCCGTGACCTGGTCACCGTCTTCCCATGCGACGCGGCGGCCCACGTCGTCCGCCCACTGTGTCAGGCCGAGGGCATTCCGCTGATCGGAGGTGGGGGTACGGATCTGCGCACGGGCTTCGCTCGCGCGCTTCGGCAGAGTCCATGCCCGGACGTCATCGTTGTGCTGACCGACGGACAGACGCCCTGGCCGGCCTCACGGCCGCCCTCCCGAACCGTCGTAGGGCTGTTCCACCGCGCGGCCCGGTGCCACGAGGACGACCCCGACTACCGGTCGGACTCCCCGCCCGAGTGGGCGCGCGTGGTCACCATCGGATCCGCTCCCACCGCGCGGTGA
- a CDS encoding AAA family ATPase has protein sequence MLSAHTSIDTAPAPQLDVAADLLALLSHTTTETRSDQQLEALTLAVAADLPVLLWGEPGIGKTAALTQLAASLNLPLTMVIASVHEPSDFSGLPVIGDDPANQGVPMAPPDWAVRLVRAGRGLLFLDELSTAPPAVQAALLRLVLERRIGSLRLPAGVRIVAAANPRSSATDGWELSPPLANRFVHLQWTHDQEVVVRGLGGSWPRATLPRLDPDRLPEAVTFARRVVCGLLSARPGLVHRLPTSGAGRGGPWPSPRSWEMTLRLIAFATAADTSREVLSMLVRGTVGDGPGLELLASLDRMDLPDPEVLLADPATAVLPERGDLRQAVLDAVVEAVRRRPERSRWDAAWTLLVRALETGAPDLVVVPASALARLRQEDWDVPASIEQLAGAVSLSRRADRTAARVAAVAGTGR, from the coding sequence ATGCTCTCCGCCCACACCTCGATCGACACTGCCCCGGCACCCCAGCTCGACGTTGCCGCCGACCTGCTCGCGTTGCTTTCCCACACCACCACCGAAACCCGCTCCGACCAGCAGTTGGAGGCACTGACCCTGGCCGTCGCCGCCGACCTGCCAGTCCTGCTATGGGGCGAGCCGGGAATCGGCAAGACCGCCGCGCTGACGCAGCTCGCCGCATCGCTGAACCTGCCGCTCACGATGGTGATCGCCAGCGTCCACGAACCATCCGACTTCTCGGGGCTGCCGGTCATCGGCGACGACCCGGCGAACCAGGGCGTTCCGATGGCGCCGCCGGACTGGGCCGTACGTCTGGTACGCGCCGGTCGCGGACTGTTGTTCCTGGACGAACTATCGACCGCCCCGCCGGCCGTGCAGGCCGCTCTGCTCCGTCTCGTGCTCGAGCGGCGCATCGGCAGCCTGCGCCTACCAGCCGGGGTGCGTATCGTGGCCGCCGCCAATCCACGATCCTCGGCGACGGACGGCTGGGAGCTGAGCCCGCCGCTGGCCAACCGCTTCGTCCACCTGCAGTGGACCCACGACCAGGAGGTCGTCGTACGCGGTCTGGGCGGGAGCTGGCCCCGGGCCACGCTGCCCCGGCTCGACCCGGATCGGCTGCCGGAGGCCGTCACCTTCGCACGCCGCGTGGTGTGCGGACTCCTGTCGGCCCGCCCGGGGCTCGTGCACCGTCTGCCCACCAGTGGGGCCGGCCGCGGTGGTCCGTGGCCGTCGCCCCGCAGCTGGGAGATGACCCTGCGCCTGATCGCCTTCGCCACCGCAGCCGACACCTCCCGGGAGGTCCTGTCGATGCTGGTCAGAGGCACCGTGGGCGACGGCCCAGGACTGGAGCTGCTGGCCAGTCTGGACCGGATGGACCTCCCCGACCCCGAGGTGCTGCTCGCCGACCCGGCAACCGCCGTCCTGCCCGAGCGCGGCGACCTACGCCAAGCCGTTCTGGACGCCGTGGTGGAGGCGGTACGCCGCCGCCCGGAGCGGTCCCGCTGGGACGCGGCCTGGACACTGCTGGTCCGGGCCCTGGAGACAGGCGCTCCGGACCTGGTGGTCGTCCCCGCGTCCGCCCTCGCCCGATTGCGTCAGGAAGACTGGGACGTGCCCGCGTCCATCGAGCAGCTCGCCGGTGCGGTGTCCCTGTCCCGTCGAGCCGACCGGACGGCGGCCCGAGTCGCGGCGGTCGCGGGGACCGGCCGATGA
- a CDS encoding SIR2 family NAD-dependent protein deacylase, which translates to MEEVLPHRVAQLLRDARRVVIFTGAGISAESGVPTFRDDLTGLWARFDAQQLATAEAFHADPDLVWGWYEWRRARVRRAEPNSGHLAITTIESRIPDSTVITQNVDDLHERAGTPATIHLHGSLFAPRCMAAAAHPATFPDQPDGEAAEPHEGRRISPPRCASCRELVRPGVVWFGEALPEAALTAAAEAATACDVLLTVGTSGVVYPAAEIPRIAASSGATVIQVNPQPTPLDRIAAINLRGSAAQVLPTLVAAAWR; encoded by the coding sequence ATGGAAGAGGTTCTGCCGCACCGAGTTGCCCAGCTCCTCCGCGACGCCCGCCGGGTCGTCATCTTCACTGGCGCCGGGATCTCAGCAGAGAGCGGCGTGCCCACCTTCCGCGACGATCTCACCGGCCTGTGGGCGCGTTTCGACGCCCAGCAGCTCGCCACCGCGGAGGCGTTCCACGCCGATCCCGACCTGGTCTGGGGCTGGTACGAATGGCGACGCGCCCGGGTACGCCGAGCCGAGCCCAATTCAGGGCATCTGGCCATCACCACCATCGAATCCCGAATCCCCGACAGTACCGTCATCACCCAGAACGTCGACGACCTGCACGAACGCGCCGGAACCCCGGCCACGATCCACCTGCACGGCAGCCTCTTCGCACCCCGCTGCATGGCGGCGGCAGCTCACCCGGCAACCTTCCCGGACCAACCCGACGGCGAGGCCGCAGAACCGCACGAAGGCCGCCGCATCTCGCCGCCCCGGTGCGCCTCCTGCCGGGAACTCGTCCGCCCAGGCGTGGTGTGGTTCGGTGAGGCACTGCCCGAGGCCGCGTTGACCGCAGCGGCCGAGGCCGCCACCGCCTGCGACGTGCTGCTGACGGTCGGCACCTCCGGCGTCGTGTACCCGGCCGCCGAGATTCCTCGGATCGCGGCCAGCTCAGGTGCCACCGTGATCCAGGTCAACCCCCAGCCGACCCCCCTCGACCGGATCGCCGCCATCAACCTGCGCGGCTCCGCCGCACAGGTCCTCCCGACCCTGGTCGCAGCCGCATGGAGGTAG
- a CDS encoding snapalysin family zinc-dependent metalloprotease has translation MVRRQLLRAFGAVLVAVLAAAGVQIATGAPAAAARTVYYDASRADEFRTNVDQAAQVWNSSVGNVRPAPRSPGNATIYVDGGWADADITPFVVGGRPATENYPWLVYTYGCTGTLIKSDWVVTARHCPTPSSVRVGSVNRTSGGTVVGVRRAVNHPTIDVKLLQLSNAVSYAPAPIPTTSGEVGTATRIIGWGLTCPFRGCGSTPTVAHELDTSILSDNRCIGINGSYEICTNNTNGDSGACYGDSGGPQVRQIDGVWHVVGATSRSGNNHPICATGPSIYGDLPSIRSWIDTQVGGLTA, from the coding sequence ATGGTCAGAAGACAACTGTTGCGCGCGTTCGGCGCCGTGCTAGTGGCGGTGCTGGCAGCGGCCGGGGTGCAGATCGCCACCGGTGCGCCGGCCGCCGCGGCCCGCACGGTCTACTACGACGCGAGCCGGGCTGACGAGTTCCGTACGAACGTCGACCAAGCGGCCCAGGTCTGGAACAGTTCGGTCGGCAACGTACGGCCGGCCCCGCGCAGTCCGGGCAATGCCACCATCTACGTCGACGGCGGCTGGGCTGATGCCGACATCACGCCGTTCGTGGTCGGCGGTCGGCCGGCGACCGAGAACTACCCGTGGCTGGTCTACACCTACGGCTGCACCGGCACGTTGATCAAGTCGGACTGGGTCGTCACAGCGCGGCACTGCCCGACACCGTCCTCGGTCCGTGTGGGCAGCGTCAACCGCACCAGCGGTGGCACGGTCGTCGGGGTTCGCCGCGCCGTCAACCACCCCACGATCGACGTCAAGCTGCTGCAACTGTCCAATGCGGTCTCGTACGCCCCGGCCCCGATCCCGACGACGTCCGGTGAGGTCGGTACCGCTACCCGGATCATCGGCTGGGGTCTGACCTGCCCGTTCCGGGGCTGCGGTTCGACGCCGACGGTCGCGCACGAACTGGACACGTCGATCCTGTCGGACAACCGGTGCATCGGCATCAACGGTTCGTACGAGATCTGCACCAACAACACGAACGGTGACTCGGGCGCCTGCTACGGCGACTCGGGTGGCCCGCAGGTTCGTCAGATCGACGGAGTGTGGCACGTGGTCGGTGCCACCAGCCGGTCGGGCAACAACCACCCGATCTGTGCCACCGGTCCATCGATCTACGGTGACCTGCCGTCGATCCGTTCCTGGATCGACACCCAGGTCGGCGGCCTCACCGCCTGA
- a CDS encoding GlxA family transcriptional regulator: MSLESSQPVASTQPHRVVVIVDENSNPFELGCATEVFGLRRPEVGRDLYEFRLCSTEPSTLMRDGFFTLTGVYGLEAADTADTVIVPNRPDTDVPRRPAVLDAIRRAHARGRRLVGFCSGAFTLAEAGVLDGRRATTHWQWADSFRDRFPAVRLEENVLFVDDGDILTAAGSAAALDLGLHIVRRDHGVQVANSVSRRLVFAAHRDGGQRQFIERPMLDIPDESLAPTLAWAQERLDAPLTVADLARHASVSPATLHRRFQAQLGTTPLAWLTRERLNLACRLIEQGESRLEVVARHSGVGTTANLRTLMRRETGLAPSQYRRRFSPGAV, from the coding sequence ATGTCGCTAGAATCCTCGCAGCCAGTCGCTTCGACGCAGCCCCACCGCGTCGTCGTCATCGTGGACGAGAACTCGAACCCCTTCGAGCTTGGCTGCGCAACCGAGGTCTTCGGTCTGCGTCGACCCGAGGTCGGTCGCGATCTGTACGAATTCCGGCTCTGCTCGACCGAGCCGAGCACGCTGATGCGGGACGGCTTCTTCACCTTGACCGGCGTCTACGGTCTCGAGGCGGCCGACACGGCAGACACCGTGATCGTCCCTAATCGGCCCGACACTGACGTTCCCCGCCGCCCTGCCGTACTCGATGCCATACGGCGGGCACACGCACGCGGTAGGAGACTGGTCGGCTTCTGCAGCGGTGCCTTCACCCTTGCCGAGGCCGGAGTGCTCGACGGGCGACGGGCGACCACACACTGGCAGTGGGCGGACTCGTTCCGGGACCGCTTCCCGGCCGTCCGGCTCGAAGAGAACGTACTGTTCGTGGACGACGGCGACATCCTCACCGCTGCGGGCAGCGCGGCGGCCCTTGACCTCGGGCTGCACATCGTCCGCCGAGACCACGGCGTGCAGGTCGCCAATTCGGTCAGTCGACGGCTGGTCTTCGCGGCACACCGCGACGGCGGCCAACGGCAGTTCATCGAGCGGCCCATGCTCGACATTCCCGACGAGTCCCTCGCGCCCACCCTGGCATGGGCCCAGGAGCGGCTGGACGCGCCGTTGACCGTTGCTGACCTGGCGAGGCATGCTTCGGTCAGTCCGGCGACGCTGCACCGCCGCTTTCAAGCGCAGTTGGGCACAACGCCGCTGGCCTGGCTCACTCGGGAACGCCTCAACCTGGCATGTCGACTGATCGAGCAAGGTGAGTCACGCCTCGAGGTGGTCGCGCGGCACAGCGGGGTCGGCACCACCGCCAACCTGCGCACGTTGATGCGCCGCGAGACGGGGCTAGCTCCCTCGCAGTACCGGCGCCGGTTCAGCCCTGGAGCGGTCTAG
- a CDS encoding cupin domain-containing protein, protein MNHEPIALSAALASFDALWSPRIVTRVNDYDVRIARVAGEHIWHVHDDTDEFFLVLDGELCISLREPAGERTVRLAQGAVFTVPRGTQHKPYAPAGAAILMFEPAGTPTVGDRHDEIPHHIDATTGHLLDS, encoded by the coding sequence ATGAACCATGAACCGATCGCCCTCAGTGCAGCCCTGGCCTCCTTCGACGCGCTGTGGAGTCCCCGTATCGTCACCCGCGTCAATGACTACGACGTGCGCATCGCCAGGGTCGCGGGCGAACACATCTGGCACGTCCACGACGACACCGACGAGTTCTTCCTGGTACTCGACGGAGAGTTGTGCATCTCCTTGCGCGAGCCAGCTGGGGAGCGCACGGTCCGGCTTGCGCAGGGTGCGGTCTTTACCGTCCCACGGGGCACGCAGCACAAGCCGTATGCTCCCGCCGGCGCGGCAATCCTGATGTTCGAGCCGGCAGGAACGCCGACAGTCGGCGACCGCCATGACGAGATCCCTCATCACATCGACGCGACGACGGGGCACCTACTCGACTCCTGA
- a CDS encoding peptidyl-alpha-hydroxyglycine alpha-amidating lyase family protein has translation MSSQPPSKRSTRPHLSRRVVLTGSCLGLLTAAGATLWGDPPSAATVSDPAVGAIPEDRLLRPWGRLPATARIGTGITVGPTGEIALLHRAGTAFAYDAVIDTDTVVVLNPRDGTVRQTWGAGRFRSPHSITADSEGRYWVTDVSTNKITTFDAAGRQVGELGHDYPTGLETCLRVRNVLSNLPCTLDEYIFARPTDVAVSADGSIVVADGYRNSRVARFDTHRVLTGQWGELGDQPAQFNIPHGVALDSNGAVYVADRRNARVQVFNADGSVRHVWHSSALGRPYDVAIGPDDAVYVLDGGDLLDENNGEQRGYVCRLSTTGRVTHRWALADQRANPHQLAIGVRGEIYVAALAGAPLWRWAPQ, from the coding sequence ATGTCATCGCAACCGCCGTCGAAACGCTCGACCCGCCCCCACCTGTCGCGCCGCGTCGTACTGACCGGTAGTTGTCTTGGTCTGCTCACCGCCGCCGGCGCCACGCTCTGGGGCGATCCGCCCTCAGCGGCCACGGTCAGCGATCCTGCGGTGGGCGCCATCCCCGAGGACCGGCTGCTACGGCCGTGGGGACGGCTACCTGCCACGGCGCGCATCGGTACCGGCATCACGGTAGGGCCTACCGGGGAGATAGCTCTGCTGCACCGGGCGGGCACCGCGTTCGCCTACGACGCGGTCATCGACACGGACACGGTCGTCGTGCTGAACCCGCGCGACGGCACGGTGCGCCAGACTTGGGGAGCGGGACGGTTTCGATCCCCTCACTCGATCACCGCCGACAGTGAGGGACGGTATTGGGTCACCGACGTCAGTACTAACAAGATCACCACGTTCGACGCGGCGGGACGGCAGGTCGGTGAACTGGGCCACGACTATCCCACCGGACTGGAAACCTGCCTTCGAGTACGTAACGTCCTCAGCAACCTGCCGTGCACCCTCGACGAGTACATCTTCGCCCGCCCCACCGACGTGGCCGTGTCGGCCGACGGGTCCATCGTCGTCGCCGATGGCTACCGCAACTCCCGAGTGGCCCGGTTCGACACGCACCGCGTGCTGACCGGCCAGTGGGGCGAACTCGGTGACCAGCCCGCACAGTTCAACATTCCGCATGGCGTGGCCCTGGACAGCAATGGAGCTGTGTACGTCGCCGACCGGCGCAACGCACGGGTGCAGGTCTTCAATGCCGACGGGTCGGTGCGGCACGTGTGGCACAGCAGCGCCCTGGGCCGTCCTTACGACGTCGCGATCGGTCCAGACGACGCGGTCTACGTCCTCGACGGCGGAGATCTCCTGGATGAGAACAACGGTGAGCAGCGCGGCTACGTTTGCCGGCTGTCGACCACCGGGCGGGTCACCCACCGGTGGGCGCTAGCTGATCAGCGCGCCAACCCCCACCAACTCGCCATCGGTGTCCGGGGGGAGATTTACGTGGCCGCTCTTGCCGGTGCGCCCCTGTGGCGATGGGCTCCCCAGTGA
- a CDS encoding VWA domain-containing protein encodes MTDPELERWRLVLGEPGDAALGRRPLAAETAARDAALEWLYGRDEELGRRGVRRAGGRYGGDGPATLTTVDWLDDISRLFPRDTIERLQRDAVERYEIHDIVTDPAVLERVEPNQSMLRAVLRTKHLMNPQVLRLARRIVEAVIRQLMDKLATEVRVAFTGARARRPSRFRQARNFDVRRTIKDNLGHYRPEDQRLFIETPYFFSRIRQHIDQWQVILLVDQSGSMTDSVIHSAVTAACLWGLPGVRTHLVAFDTDIVDLTSDVDDPVELLMKVQLGGGTNIGRAVDYAAQLIEQPRRSIVALITDFYEGGSEERLVRTVRGLVEQGTKVLGLAALDEQANPVYDRVAAQRLADVGASVGAMTPGELATFVAEQVGR; translated from the coding sequence GTGACCGATCCCGAACTGGAACGGTGGCGGCTCGTGCTCGGTGAGCCCGGCGACGCCGCCCTTGGCCGCCGACCGCTCGCGGCCGAGACCGCGGCCCGCGACGCCGCGCTCGAATGGCTGTACGGCCGTGACGAGGAACTCGGTCGCCGGGGCGTACGCCGCGCCGGCGGCCGGTACGGCGGTGACGGTCCCGCGACGCTGACCACAGTCGACTGGCTCGACGACATCAGCCGACTCTTCCCCCGCGACACCATCGAACGACTGCAACGCGACGCGGTGGAGCGGTACGAGATCCACGACATCGTGACCGACCCCGCCGTCCTGGAACGCGTGGAGCCCAACCAATCCATGCTCAGAGCGGTGCTGCGCACGAAGCACCTGATGAACCCGCAGGTCCTGCGGCTAGCCCGGCGCATCGTCGAAGCGGTCATCCGCCAACTCATGGACAAGCTGGCGACCGAGGTACGGGTGGCGTTCACCGGCGCACGGGCCCGGCGGCCGAGCCGGTTCCGGCAGGCACGCAACTTCGACGTCCGGCGCACCATCAAAGACAACCTCGGCCACTACCGGCCCGAAGACCAGCGGCTGTTCATCGAGACGCCCTACTTCTTCTCGCGCATCCGCCAGCACATCGACCAGTGGCAGGTGATCCTGCTCGTTGACCAGTCCGGGTCGATGACCGACTCGGTCATCCACTCCGCGGTCACCGCCGCCTGCCTGTGGGGACTGCCCGGCGTCCGCACCCACCTGGTCGCGTTCGACACTGACATCGTCGACCTGACCAGCGATGTCGACGACCCGGTCGAGCTGCTGATGAAGGTCCAGCTCGGTGGTGGCACCAATATCGGCCGCGCGGTCGACTACGCCGCGCAGCTCATCGAGCAGCCCCGGCGGTCCATCGTCGCGCTGATCACGGATTTCTACGAGGGCGGATCGGAGGAGCGGCTCGTGCGGACCGTCCGCGGCCTGGTCGAGCAGGGCACCAAGGTGCTCGGGCTGGCCGCGCTCGACGAACAGGCCAACCCGGTGTACGACCGCGTGGCCGCGCAACGCCTCGCCGACGTCGGCGCGTCCGTCGGCGCGATGACACCGGGCGAGCTTGCCACGTTCGTCGCCGAGCAGGTGGGCCGATGA